From one Streptomyces sp. R41 genomic stretch:
- a CDS encoding lytic murein transglycosylase has product MAAQFGRRLRKGAATTAVAAAAVAALSASQAPGVTTDDHGRQTTGAEATPDASGDDTATGNSRYYTDLPPLDSPSPSPTIGTPVSRGDAEAGIPATVLDAYKKAEASLRESKPGCNLPWQLLAAIGKVESGQARGGRVDAAGTTYSPILGPVLNGNGFANISDTDNGAYDGDSTHDRAVGPMQFIPSTWEWAGRDGNGDGKKDPNNIYDAALAAGHYLCRFDHDMSVQSQMNASILSYNNSTAYLNTVLSWLEYYRKGTHEVPDGTGTLPSQNSDDSSGASPSPTPPATTPPNSPEPGDGSPTPPASPPPSTPPTTPPTTPPTTTPPTQTPTQTVDHLEDAGTGKLTATAGDMFGEKVAVRTETEAGKAVAKVRVRFTIVGDDTDATFTGGETVATVVTNSAGTATAPALVAGEKTGDFTVRATVVGRVMAGLDYTATVNPRQADTLTRTSDTALTCVPGGEFADQVEVKATYKGAVADKVAATATLVKSADDATENDKGPYFKDADGKTVRTLTDLTTDADGVLKLPKLYADDTTGTFLLRINTTGGATLTVELKVAAATS; this is encoded by the coding sequence ATGGCGGCGCAATTCGGCAGGAGGCTGCGCAAAGGGGCGGCTACCACCGCCGTGGCCGCGGCCGCGGTCGCGGCCCTGTCCGCGTCCCAGGCCCCGGGAGTGACCACCGACGACCACGGCAGACAGACGACCGGCGCCGAGGCCACACCGGACGCGAGCGGCGACGACACCGCGACCGGCAACTCGCGCTATTACACGGACCTGCCGCCGCTCGACAGCCCGAGCCCGTCGCCGACCATAGGCACGCCGGTTTCCAGGGGCGACGCCGAGGCGGGCATTCCGGCGACCGTCCTCGACGCCTACAAGAAGGCCGAGGCGTCCCTGCGCGAGTCCAAGCCGGGCTGCAACCTGCCCTGGCAGCTCCTCGCCGCCATCGGCAAGGTCGAGTCGGGCCAGGCCCGCGGCGGCCGCGTCGACGCGGCCGGCACGACGTACTCGCCCATCCTCGGCCCGGTCCTCAACGGCAACGGCTTCGCGAACATCAGCGACACCGACAACGGCGCGTACGACGGCGACTCCACGCACGACCGTGCGGTGGGGCCGATGCAGTTCATCCCCTCCACCTGGGAGTGGGCGGGCCGCGACGGCAACGGCGACGGCAAGAAGGACCCCAACAACATCTACGACGCGGCGCTCGCGGCCGGCCACTACCTCTGCCGGTTCGACCACGACATGTCGGTCCAGTCGCAGATGAACGCCTCGATTCTCAGCTACAACAACTCGACGGCGTACCTCAACACGGTCCTGTCGTGGCTGGAGTACTACCGCAAGGGCACCCACGAGGTGCCGGACGGCACGGGCACGCTGCCCTCGCAAAACAGCGACGACAGCTCCGGGGCGAGCCCCAGCCCGACGCCGCCCGCGACCACGCCGCCGAACTCCCCCGAGCCTGGCGACGGCAGCCCGACCCCGCCGGCTTCGCCGCCGCCGAGCACGCCGCCGACCACGCCGCCCACGACGCCGCCGACGACGACACCGCCCACCCAGACGCCCACCCAGACGGTGGACCACCTGGAGGACGCGGGCACCGGGAAGCTCACCGCGACGGCGGGCGACATGTTCGGCGAGAAGGTCGCCGTACGGACCGAGACCGAGGCCGGCAAGGCGGTGGCGAAGGTCCGGGTGCGGTTCACGATCGTCGGTGACGACACGGACGCCACCTTCACCGGCGGCGAGACCGTCGCCACGGTCGTCACCAACAGCGCGGGTACGGCCACCGCGCCCGCGCTCGTGGCCGGCGAGAAGACCGGCGACTTCACGGTCCGCGCCACCGTCGTCGGCCGCGTCATGGCCGGCCTCGACTACACGGCGACCGTCAACCCGCGCCAGGCCGACACCCTCACCCGCACCAGCGACACCGCGCTGACCTGCGTGCCGGGCGGCGAGTTCGCCGACCAGGTCGAGGTGAAGGCCACCTACAAGGGCGCAGTCGCGGACAAGGTCGCGGCCACCGCGACGCTCGTCAAGTCGGCGGACGACGCGACCGAGAACGACAAGGGCCCGTACTTCAAGGACGCGGACGGCAAGACCGTACGCACCCTCACGGACCTCACCACGGACGCCGACGGCGTGCTGAAGCTCCCGAAGCTGTACGCGGACGACACCACCGGCACGTTCCTGCTCCGCATCAACACCACGGGCGGCGCGACGCTGACCGTGGAGCTGAAGGTGGCCGCGGCCACCTCGTAG
- a CDS encoding SPW_0924 family protein, translating to MRALIAAAIGLAVALALVLTITAMGSPAGKTSPKPLLTTVPKHP from the coding sequence ATGCGTGCCCTCATCGCCGCCGCGATCGGTCTCGCCGTGGCGCTCGCCCTGGTGCTGACCATCACGGCCATGGGCTCACCCGCGGGAAAGACGTCACCGAAGCCGCTGCTGACCACCGTGCCCAAACACCCGTAG